One Roseomonas sp. OT10 DNA window includes the following coding sequences:
- the argB gene encoding acetylglutamate kinase: MNDDAPAPRDLRMEILSGALPFLKRYDDQIVVVKYGGHAMGEEETALRFGADIALLEQVGINPVVVHGGGPQINAMLKKLDVKSTFVQGLRVTDSQMVEVVEMVLAGTVNKQVAASITRAGALAVGISGKDGNLITARKATRIVRDPGSRIEQVLDLGFVGEPERVNTKVLELLIGADIVPVVSPVGVGEDGQTYNINADTVAGAVAGALKASRLLMLTDVPGVLDAEKRLIPEMTVAEVKAGIASGMISGGMIPKVETCMHAVEQGVKGAVILDGRVPHAVLAELFTDGGAGTLIRP; this comes from the coding sequence GCCCGCGCCCCGCGACCTGCGCATGGAGATCCTCTCCGGCGCGCTGCCCTTCCTCAAGCGCTACGACGACCAGATCGTGGTGGTGAAGTATGGCGGCCACGCCATGGGCGAGGAGGAGACGGCGCTGCGCTTCGGCGCGGACATCGCCCTGCTGGAGCAGGTGGGGATCAACCCCGTCGTCGTGCACGGGGGCGGGCCGCAGATCAACGCCATGCTGAAGAAGCTGGACGTGAAGTCCACCTTCGTGCAGGGGCTGCGCGTCACCGACAGCCAGATGGTCGAGGTGGTGGAGATGGTCCTGGCCGGGACCGTCAACAAGCAGGTCGCGGCTTCCATCACCCGCGCCGGCGCCCTGGCCGTGGGCATCAGCGGCAAGGACGGCAACCTGATCACCGCCCGCAAGGCCACCCGCATCGTGCGCGACCCGGGCAGCCGCATCGAGCAGGTGCTGGACCTGGGCTTCGTCGGCGAGCCGGAGCGGGTGAACACCAAGGTGCTGGAGCTGCTGATCGGCGCGGACATCGTCCCCGTCGTCTCGCCCGTGGGCGTGGGCGAGGACGGCCAGACCTACAACATCAACGCCGATACCGTGGCCGGCGCCGTGGCCGGGGCGCTGAAGGCCTCCCGCCTGCTGATGCTGACGGACGTGCCGGGCGTGCTGGACGCGGAGAAGCGCCTGATCCCGGAGATGACGGTGGCCGAGGTGAAGGCGGGCATCGCCAGCGGCATGATCTCCGGCGGCATGATTCCCAAGGTCGAGACCTGCATGCACGCGGTGGAGCAGGGGGTGAAGGGCGCCGTCATCCTCGATGGCCGC